The following are from one region of the Vibrio hyugaensis genome:
- a CDS encoding sulfite exporter TauE/SafE family protein, which yields MLLEFALLFAAGVVGGIMNSVAGGGSFITFPALMAVGVPPIIANATNTYASCAGYISGAIGFREEIMKNKQELAFTISFSLIGGAVGAYLLLNTPESVFLEAIPWLLLFATVLFLTGSHITALIKSLTKETKHAGILGVIALSLLLIGVSAYGGFFNAGLGVIVLSYLVVAGHQDINLMNGLKLLVSTCVSLIAIVIFVANGSIDWTKGSVVMVGTLVGGYLAARVSRQLNPSHVKGFVALSSIAITVYFFIDVYF from the coding sequence ATGCTGCTGGAATTTGCTCTCTTGTTTGCTGCAGGCGTCGTGGGTGGGATCATGAACTCCGTCGCCGGTGGTGGTAGCTTCATTACCTTCCCTGCATTGATGGCGGTTGGCGTGCCTCCTATCATCGCAAACGCAACGAATACCTATGCTTCTTGCGCAGGCTACATCAGTGGTGCAATCGGCTTTCGCGAAGAAATCATGAAGAACAAGCAAGAGCTGGCTTTCACTATCTCTTTCAGTTTGATTGGTGGCGCTGTCGGTGCTTACCTTCTGCTGAATACGCCAGAATCTGTTTTTCTTGAAGCGATTCCATGGCTACTATTATTCGCAACCGTGCTCTTTTTAACTGGCTCACACATAACTGCATTGATTAAGTCACTGACCAAAGAGACCAAACACGCCGGCATTCTGGGTGTGATTGCACTGAGTCTTCTTTTGATTGGCGTCTCTGCTTACGGTGGGTTCTTCAATGCCGGATTGGGCGTAATCGTGTTGAGTTATTTAGTGGTTGCAGGACACCAAGATATCAACTTAATGAACGGGCTTAAGCTGCTCGTTTCGACCTGCGTTTCCCTGATTGCCATCGTGATTTTTGTTGCCAACGGTTCAATCGATTGGACCAAAGGTAGCGTTGTCATGGTTGGTACATTAGTCGGCGGTTACTTGGCAGCGCGTGTGTCTCGTCAGCTGAATCCAAGCCACGTAAAAGGCTTTGTAGCCCTCTCTTCTATTGCCATTACTGTTTACTTCTTTATTGATGTTTATTTTTAG
- the exaC gene encoding acetaldehyde dehydrogenase ExaC — MIYAQPGSENAIVNFKSHYDNYIGGEWVKPAGGEYFDNTSPINGQAYCQVARSGEEDINLALDAAHGVRAQWAKTSVTERANILLKIADRIEQNLEELAVAETWENGKPVRETLAADLPLVVDHFRYFAGCIRAQEGSAAELDEHTASYHFPEPIGVVGQIIPWNFPMLMAAWKIAPALAAGCCIVLKPAEQTPTSILVLMEKIGDLIPAGVLNVVNGFGSEAGQALATSNRIAKLAFTGSTEVGNHILKCAAENLIPSTVELGGKSPNIYFPDVFDHEDEYLDKCIEGTLLAFFNQGEVCTCPSRVLVHESVYDKFIEKVAERAKTIKQGNPLDTDTQVGAQASQEQFDKILSYLEIGRQEGAKVVFGGEVAKQEDDLEQGYYIQPTLLQGHNKMRVFQEEIFGPVIAVTSFKDEAEALAIANDTEYGLGAGVWTRDQNLAYRMGRNIEAGRIWINCYHAYPAHAAFGGYKKSGIGRETHKMMLDHYQNTKNLLISYDVNPLGFF; from the coding sequence ATGATCTATGCACAGCCAGGTAGTGAAAATGCCATCGTTAACTTCAAATCGCATTACGACAACTACATCGGTGGCGAATGGGTGAAACCGGCGGGTGGCGAATATTTTGACAATACATCGCCAATCAACGGCCAAGCGTATTGTCAGGTTGCTCGTTCTGGTGAGGAAGACATTAACCTCGCATTGGATGCCGCGCACGGCGTAAGAGCGCAATGGGCGAAAACCAGTGTCACTGAACGTGCGAACATCCTCCTGAAAATTGCAGACCGTATTGAACAAAACCTTGAAGAGCTCGCAGTGGCTGAAACGTGGGAAAACGGCAAACCCGTTCGTGAAACGTTAGCGGCGGACTTGCCTTTGGTTGTGGACCATTTCCGCTACTTCGCAGGTTGTATCCGCGCTCAAGAAGGCAGTGCAGCCGAGTTAGATGAACATACCGCAAGTTACCACTTTCCCGAGCCAATTGGTGTGGTTGGTCAAATCATCCCATGGAACTTCCCAATGTTGATGGCGGCTTGGAAGATTGCACCAGCCCTTGCCGCGGGTTGCTGTATTGTTTTAAAGCCAGCGGAACAGACTCCAACATCGATTCTTGTTTTGATGGAAAAAATTGGTGATTTGATTCCTGCGGGTGTATTGAATGTGGTGAATGGCTTTGGCTCAGAGGCTGGGCAAGCATTAGCAACCAGCAATCGCATTGCAAAATTGGCCTTTACTGGCTCCACCGAGGTGGGTAACCATATCCTCAAATGTGCGGCAGAAAATCTCATTCCATCCACTGTTGAGTTAGGCGGTAAATCGCCTAACATCTACTTCCCTGATGTGTTCGATCACGAAGACGAATACCTAGATAAGTGCATTGAAGGGACACTGCTTGCGTTCTTTAACCAAGGTGAAGTCTGTACCTGTCCATCTCGTGTGTTGGTGCATGAATCTGTGTACGACAAGTTTATCGAGAAAGTCGCAGAACGTGCCAAGACCATCAAACAAGGTAACCCACTAGATACTGATACTCAGGTGGGCGCTCAAGCCTCGCAAGAGCAGTTCGATAAGATTCTAAGCTACCTAGAAATCGGCCGCCAAGAAGGAGCAAAAGTGGTGTTCGGTGGTGAGGTCGCCAAACAAGAAGACGATTTGGAGCAGGGGTACTACATCCAACCAACGCTTCTACAAGGCCACAATAAGATGCGTGTTTTTCAAGAAGAGATCTTTGGTCCAGTTATCGCTGTGACTTCTTTTAAAGACGAAGCAGAAGCTTTAGCGATTGCCAATGATACCGAATATGGCTTAGGGGCAGGCGTATGGACGCGTGATCAGAACCTTGCTTATCGCATGGGACGCAACATCGAAGCAGGGCGTATTTGGATCAACTGTTACCACGCATATCCAGCGCACGCGGCATTTGGTGGTTACAAGAAATCAGGCATCGGCCGTGAGACTCACAAGATGATGCTCGATCATTATCAGAACACGAAAAACCTATTAATCAGCTACGACGTTAATCCGCTAGGGTTCTTTTAA
- a CDS encoding TAXI family TRAP transporter solute-binding subunit: protein MLKLKQIAVAASLAALSTSFAVSAKDTFVTIGTGGVTGVYYPTGGAICRLVNKSRADHGIRCSVESTGGSIYNINTIRAGELDLGIAQSDWQYHAYNGTSKFEDKGPFKELRAVFSVHPEPFTVVARKDANIQSFDDLKGKRVNIGNPGSGQRGTMEVLMKEYGWSNDDFKLVSELKASEQSKALCDNKIDAMIYTVGHPSGAIKEATTSCDSNIVTVAGPQVDKLVADNSFYRIANVPGGMYRGSESDVQTFGVGATFVSSTAVPDEVVYNVVKAVFENFDDFRRLHPAFANLKKEEMVKDGLSAPLHPGAEKYYKEVGLIK, encoded by the coding sequence ATGTTAAAGCTCAAGCAAATTGCTGTCGCGGCTTCTCTGGCTGCATTAAGTACAAGTTTTGCAGTTTCTGCAAAAGACACGTTCGTGACGATCGGTACGGGCGGTGTAACTGGCGTGTACTACCCAACGGGTGGTGCAATTTGTCGTTTGGTGAACAAGTCACGTGCTGATCATGGCATTCGTTGTTCGGTAGAGAGTACCGGTGGCTCTATCTACAACATTAATACCATTCGAGCAGGCGAGTTGGATCTCGGTATCGCTCAATCAGATTGGCAGTATCATGCTTACAACGGAACCAGCAAGTTTGAAGATAAAGGACCATTTAAAGAGCTGCGAGCGGTTTTCTCCGTTCACCCAGAACCATTTACGGTTGTGGCTCGTAAAGACGCCAACATCCAATCGTTTGATGACCTAAAAGGTAAGCGTGTCAACATTGGTAACCCGGGCTCTGGCCAGCGCGGAACGATGGAAGTGCTGATGAAAGAGTACGGTTGGAGCAATGACGATTTCAAACTGGTGTCTGAGCTAAAAGCATCAGAACAGTCAAAAGCGTTGTGTGATAACAAGATTGACGCAATGATCTACACCGTAGGCCATCCAAGCGGTGCCATCAAAGAAGCGACTACATCTTGTGACAGCAATATCGTCACGGTTGCAGGCCCACAAGTGGACAAATTGGTGGCAGACAACAGCTTCTACCGCATCGCAAATGTACCAGGCGGCATGTACCGCGGTTCTGAAAGTGATGTGCAGACCTTTGGTGTAGGTGCAACGTTTGTCTCTTCAACCGCAGTGCCAGATGAAGTGGTGTACAACGTAGTAAAAGCGGTATTTGAGAACTTTGATGATTTCCGCCGTCTACACCCAGCGTTCGCTAACTTGAAGAAAGAAGAGATGGTGAAAGACGGTCTATCAGCGCCGCTTCACCCAGGTGCTGAGAAGTACTACAAAGAAGTGGGTTTGATTAAGTAA